A genome region from Eurosta solidaginis isolate ZX-2024a chromosome 2, ASM4086904v1, whole genome shotgun sequence includes the following:
- the LOC137241892 gene encoding G surface protein, allelic form 168 encodes MAVRNNGTVSRGCFLNTTECKQETCVTCDTDNCNNNNICKTCDSSNDPKCAQTEATDVKNAICAKADTKCMISVLESKTERGCVTDDFAKKCTDDKKCKMCGGSICNVGVFPTDRLYCHQCKETDSNCSSATTTNAALSCLLHVENDKCYMYGSDAEHITRGCTSDPGPTNKCAKLDDTNCRACDTNNCNDWSYKIDQPLRCIACISKDNAKCAWGQSASNAKSCEKKIVYSAEPKCYTRTDENEVVTRGCFYDLDEASQTACADGKNCTVCTNSNGCNNVDAKNFTCIQCRSDNYAGCLNESKGMDGGKCRHVVESDADAKCFAGVWNDGLVIRGCFIDLEVRDQYTCNNTNNELCYVCDGANCNTKNLNNAARNLILTNGLLVFGLFILWRLK; translated from the exons ATGGCGGTACGTA ATAACGGTACTGTTTCACGCGGCTGTTTTTTGAATACCACAGAGTGCAAACAGGAAACCTGTGTCACTTGTGATACCGACAattgcaacaataacaacatatgTAAAACCTGTGACTCATCAAACGATCCGAAATGTGCGCAAACCGAAGCAACGGATGTTAAAAATGCGATTTGCGCCAAGGCCGACACCAAATGTATGATCAGCGTTTTAGAGAGTAAAACTGAGAGAGGCTGCGTCACGGATGACTTTGCAAAGAAGTGTACAGatgataaaaaatgtaaaatgtgTGGCGGTAGTATTTGCAATGTTGGCGTATTCCCAACAGATCGTCTATATTGTCATCAATGTAAGGAAACAGATTCAAACTGCAGCAGCGCTACTACAACGAATGCAGCGCTCTCATGCCTGTTACACGTAGAGAATGACAAATGTTATATGTATGGTAGTGATGCAGAGCATATAACACGTGGTTGCACTTCGGATCCAGGTCCAACGAATAAATGCGCGAAATTGGATGATACTAACTGCAGAGCTTGCGATACAAATAATTGTAATGATTGGAGTTATAAGATTGATCAACCCCTGCGGTGTATCGCATGCATCAGCAAAGATAATGCCAAATGCGCTTGGGGACAATCGGCAAGTAATGCCAAAAGTTGTGAGAAGAAAATCGTATACTCAGCTGAACCGAAATGTTATACGCGTACTGATGAGAATGAGGTGGTGACGCGTGGCTGTTTCTATGATCTAGATGAAGCAAGTCAAACGGCTTGTGCGGACGGTAAAAATTGCACTGTGTGCACAAATTCGAATGGTTGCAATAATGTCGATGCTAAGAACTTTACTTGTATCCAATGCCGTAGCGACAATTACGCAGGTTGTCTGAATGAGAGTAAAGGTATGGACGGTGGAAAATGCAGACATGTGGTGGAATCAGATGCGGACGCTAAATGCTTTGCTGGAGTTTGGA ATGATGGTTTGGTTATACGTGGTTGCTTCATTGACTTGGAAGTCAGAGATCAATATACTTGCAATAATACTAACAACGAGTTGTGCTATGTCTGTGATGGCGCAAATTGTAACACTAAAAATCTAAATAATGCAGCAAGAAATTTGATCTTAACAAATGGACTACTAGTTTTCGGCCTTTTCATCTTGTGGCGTCTTAAATAA
- the LOC137242853 gene encoding uncharacterized protein isoform X1, with product MNVMVPIFLVLIICAMIFSTRADEQENVLCAECGRSTLPKCENMEDITLDDIIQCKESSCELAIFTDGETDNMCILDANNPHSQFPASKYTTVTTVLQVPLALQMVTIAADTSEAEVGGTEADMIGITTEQSQPETVTIETNEINEEPSADRKETSTENLSDSQSPESEQKSKQGEADTNVNTVTEECQPKVDEVEDLAQNAEQNKTEEATAEEKPAQEDKDPVKDSAEEVASVNGNTGPLAPSTGEEFEEIESIPTVVAVDVEQGSPDYPADAPALGDGKEEEVVNKLSKPVEVNESANEGHNAVPMAQQNTIDSQDKEVLDKNKKEISTGNMEPNSISGSEAKVTYNSDKPELVGDKAGEHLNGSVTQNSECDEGTTTTNSAPTMANTSLQQILTCYSCASTTDTECSMGPGKPINCPAMVDKPNGCYTLYKADTNITTRGCISELTDAGLRYCQIKVKQCILCHEKNCNNLLAPSVATQGSPLASLWLGIGSFICLKLLS from the exons atgaatgtgaTGGTTcccatttttttggttttaataattTGTGCAATGATTTTTTCAACTCGAGCTGATGAGCAAGAAAATG TGTTGTGTGCGGAATGCGGGCGATCGACTTTACCCAAATGTGAAAACATGGAGGATATAACATTGGATGATATAATTCAATGCAAAGAAAGTTCTTGCGAGCTTGCTATAT TCACTGATGGTGAGACTGACAATATGTGTATACTGGATGCCAACAATCCGCATAGTCAATTTCCGGCATCAAAGTATACCACCGTAACGACTGTACTACAGGTACCATTAGCTTTACAGATGGTTACAATAGCTGCAGACACATCAGAAGCAGAAGTTGGTGGAACCGAAGCAGATATGATTGGGATTACCACAGAGCAAAGTCAACCTGAAACAGTGACGATTGAAACAAATGAAATTAATGAAGAACCAAGTGCTGATCGTAAAGAAACATCCACAGAGAATTTGAGTGATTCGCAGTCGCCGGAATCAGAGCAAAAGTCAAAACAAGGGGAAGCAGATACAAATGTTAACACAGTAACAGAAGAATGTCAACCAAAAGTGGATGAAGTTGAAGATTTAGCACAAAACGCAGAGCAGAATAAAACGGAAGAGGCTACAGCAGAAGAGAAACCAGCTCAAGAAGATAAAGACCCTGTGAAAGATAGTGCAGAAGAAGTTGCTAGTGTAAATGGAAATACAGGGCCTTTAGCACCTAGTACTGGCGAGGAATTTGAGGAGATAGAATCGATTCCAACAGTAGTAGCTGTGGATGTAGAGCAAGGCTCACCAGACTATCCTGCTGATGCACCAGCTCTGGGTGATGGGAAAGAAGAGGAAGTTGTAAACAAATTATCCAAACCAGTAGAAGTAAATGAATCAGCGAATGAAGGGCACAATGCCGTCCCTATGGCCCAACAAAATACAATTGACTCTCAGGATAAAGAAGTCTTagacaaaaataaaaaggagaTATCGACAGGAAATATGGAACCGAATTCCATTAGTGGAAGCGAAGCTAAAGTTACATATAACAGTGATAAGCCAGAGCTTGTGGGTGATAAAGCGGGAGAGCATCTCAATGGCAGTGTAACACAAAACTCAGAATGTGATGAAGGTACAACTACAACAAATTCAGCACCAACTATGGCTAATACATCGCTACAGCAAATTTTAACATGTTACTCTTGTGCAAGCACGACGGATACAGAATGCTCGATGGGGCCGGGAAAGCCGATCAATTGTCCGGCAATGGTGGATAAACCAAATGGATGCTATACGCTCTATAAGG ctgaTACCAATATCACAACACGCGGCTGCATTTCGGAACTTACCGATGCTGGTTTAAGGTATTGCCAGATCAAAGTAAAACAATGCATTTTGTGTCATGAAAAGAATTGTAATAATCTTTTAGCGCCATCGGTTGCTACTCAAGGTAGTCCTTTAGCTAGTCTCTGGCTGGGGATTGGCAGTTTTATATGCCTGAAACTTTTGTCATAA
- the LOC137242853 gene encoding uncharacterized protein isoform X2, giving the protein MVAVRSSINYLVLCAECGRSTLPKCENMEDITLDDIIQCKESSCELAIFTDGETDNMCILDANNPHSQFPASKYTTVTTVLQVPLALQMVTIAADTSEAEVGGTEADMIGITTEQSQPETVTIETNEINEEPSADRKETSTENLSDSQSPESEQKSKQGEADTNVNTVTEECQPKVDEVEDLAQNAEQNKTEEATAEEKPAQEDKDPVKDSAEEVASVNGNTGPLAPSTGEEFEEIESIPTVVAVDVEQGSPDYPADAPALGDGKEEEVVNKLSKPVEVNESANEGHNAVPMAQQNTIDSQDKEVLDKNKKEISTGNMEPNSISGSEAKVTYNSDKPELVGDKAGEHLNGSVTQNSECDEGTTTTNSAPTMANTSLQQILTCYSCASTTDTECSMGPGKPINCPAMVDKPNGCYTLYKADTNITTRGCISELTDAGLRYCQIKVKQCILCHEKNCNNLLAPSVATQGSPLASLWLGIGSFICLKLLS; this is encoded by the exons TGTTGTGTGCGGAATGCGGGCGATCGACTTTACCCAAATGTGAAAACATGGAGGATATAACATTGGATGATATAATTCAATGCAAAGAAAGTTCTTGCGAGCTTGCTATAT TCACTGATGGTGAGACTGACAATATGTGTATACTGGATGCCAACAATCCGCATAGTCAATTTCCGGCATCAAAGTATACCACCGTAACGACTGTACTACAGGTACCATTAGCTTTACAGATGGTTACAATAGCTGCAGACACATCAGAAGCAGAAGTTGGTGGAACCGAAGCAGATATGATTGGGATTACCACAGAGCAAAGTCAACCTGAAACAGTGACGATTGAAACAAATGAAATTAATGAAGAACCAAGTGCTGATCGTAAAGAAACATCCACAGAGAATTTGAGTGATTCGCAGTCGCCGGAATCAGAGCAAAAGTCAAAACAAGGGGAAGCAGATACAAATGTTAACACAGTAACAGAAGAATGTCAACCAAAAGTGGATGAAGTTGAAGATTTAGCACAAAACGCAGAGCAGAATAAAACGGAAGAGGCTACAGCAGAAGAGAAACCAGCTCAAGAAGATAAAGACCCTGTGAAAGATAGTGCAGAAGAAGTTGCTAGTGTAAATGGAAATACAGGGCCTTTAGCACCTAGTACTGGCGAGGAATTTGAGGAGATAGAATCGATTCCAACAGTAGTAGCTGTGGATGTAGAGCAAGGCTCACCAGACTATCCTGCTGATGCACCAGCTCTGGGTGATGGGAAAGAAGAGGAAGTTGTAAACAAATTATCCAAACCAGTAGAAGTAAATGAATCAGCGAATGAAGGGCACAATGCCGTCCCTATGGCCCAACAAAATACAATTGACTCTCAGGATAAAGAAGTCTTagacaaaaataaaaaggagaTATCGACAGGAAATATGGAACCGAATTCCATTAGTGGAAGCGAAGCTAAAGTTACATATAACAGTGATAAGCCAGAGCTTGTGGGTGATAAAGCGGGAGAGCATCTCAATGGCAGTGTAACACAAAACTCAGAATGTGATGAAGGTACAACTACAACAAATTCAGCACCAACTATGGCTAATACATCGCTACAGCAAATTTTAACATGTTACTCTTGTGCAAGCACGACGGATACAGAATGCTCGATGGGGCCGGGAAAGCCGATCAATTGTCCGGCAATGGTGGATAAACCAAATGGATGCTATACGCTCTATAAGG ctgaTACCAATATCACAACACGCGGCTGCATTTCGGAACTTACCGATGCTGGTTTAAGGTATTGCCAGATCAAAGTAAAACAATGCATTTTGTGTCATGAAAAGAATTGTAATAATCTTTTAGCGCCATCGGTTGCTACTCAAGGTAGTCCTTTAGCTAGTCTCTGGCTGGGGATTGGCAGTTTTATATGCCTGAAACTTTTGTCATAA